Within Lytechinus pictus isolate F3 Inbred chromosome 7, Lp3.0, whole genome shotgun sequence, the genomic segment gacaatagTCTAAAGAGAAGTGTGACTTCAGACACGTTACTCTATTTTGACATAAACTACATTCAAGTACACTGGTGTATAGATGGACAGGGGACGGCCATGGACCCCCAAAATTTTcacaagcaagaaaaaaggaaggaaacgaaaaaagagggaaaggggtgtcagaatattataattatacagtgcgtcccagaaaaaacgaaaccgagatttatcgatgatttatcataacttaatcacaaatacagtagacaaatgacctaccattttaaagcttagaatctcctctttcatctgaaattacttagtttatttctctttaatgcatgagtgagcaagagcaatttgaaaaggggataccaaaaagtcacttggcgggccgtatctgggttttcaaaagaaaaccacatttttaaaaagttcaatatctgctctttaatttgatacctcaattacagaaaatggtcaagaaataacaaagttctggttatttgaaataaggcttgaatttcaataatttcataaaatgaagaggttttacaggcaaGCGTCTaaactcgacactccgttttgttgacgatcaaccatgcattaagtcttttgttaccgtgcgatagcttctgtgggaaaccggtgaaaacacgtttatttaatgaaattatggaaaaacaagcattgttttgagggatcataacttttttacttcttgaccgttttctgtgattaaggtatcaaagaaaagagcagatattgaactttttagtcatgtgattttcttgttgaaattcagataccctttgccaaatgagtttttggcatcctttcttcgaattgtttttgctcactcatgcgtgaatgaggaataatctaagtaataccagatgaaagaggagattctaagctttgcattggtaggtaatttgtctattttatttatgattaagatatgataaatcatcgctaaatctcggtttcgttttttctgggacgcactgtataatatagTTAAGTGGGTTATCCCCCACCCTTTCCAATTTCTTACAAGCTGCTAGATGTTaatcattaaaatttgtaattttaaaaatcttacACCAATTTTGAAACCTCTTATAGGTGATGGATGTGAATGCTTAATTGGTTATCAAGCAAAAAACTCTTCGTCAAATATACCTATTTTCAGGGTGGACTTCCCCTTTCAAGTGACAAATATTTGACCACTTTTTTGGGGGAGCAAGTATAGGTCTACAAGATAATTTTACCTGTACACCCATTACTGGCATTGATTATTTGATGTAAACCATATCACTCATCTCTGGCTGCCCAGATGGACGCTTCCTCAAAGTTGAAGTCCCCATGACCtgaaattaacagatagattgTGAAAAACActtgttttattaattattgAAAAACAGACATTGTGAGGATAATGGGTTTTCATGTGAAAATGTAAACAATTTAAGAATGATAATGTCCCATCTTCATTGTGCAACTTCTGCTGATGCAGTTTAACATGACTGATGATCCAATATAGCCATATTTAGGTCATTCATGACATCATGAGTAATTTTACAAAGGGTTATGAAAACTGGTACACAACCATGGACTAACAACAAAGTTAGCATCTGAGGAATGTTTCCACAAAGAATGAAATGTACCTTTCATAGGAAGCTCTTCCAACTTAGGATACGATGAGCTGTCCATTTCCTCAATGCTTCCTGCTGAATCAGTAGAGCTATCTGTGCATGATGATAGGTAGAGAAAGCCACTATCTGGACTATGATGAATTTCAATGTCAAAGGCAAATCCCCCTGCTTTCTCACATGCTCTGCAGTGAACAGGTGTTGCATCAGGTCCCATAGGAATGGcctcttcatcatcgtcatagTCTGGGTATTTCCTGACAGCTCCGGCATGGTGCGGCATTCGTTCACGTTTCCAGATGATATGGTCTGGGACCAAGCTCATAACCTACATTGAAACATAAAAGATGGTTAATGGTCTGGTGGCTCAATGTGTTCATAAAACTACCATTTCATGAACATCCCTTCTGATGAAACCTTCTGCCTTCTAATGTAATACTTGGGATATTAGAATGGAAAATGGTaaagatattttgatgaaattcccagtgttatgcttgttttattttttctctttttattaaaatcatcatTTCTCCCAATCATGCGAACTTGACTCAATCCCAACAGATTTGGTTAAGAAATGTGCCACAGTATTGGCCCGTCATTACTAGAATAGAAAATCCAAGTCTTAGTTTGGGAGTTGTCCCACAGGTCTGTATAAAAGCTGTCATCCATCCGACGCTGAAAAAAATCAGGCTTAGATCAAGAGTGTCTGAAAAATTACCACCCAATATCAAACAGTAAACTGCTGGATAGAGTTGTTTTCTCACAGTTAACATATTTACAAGAGAATGAGTAATTTGACCCATGTCAATTTGCCTACAAGCTTGGTCATAGTGTAGAAACACTACAAGTCAACTTAGTATCTTTCGTGAAATGGATAATGGTAACATTACAGCTCTTATTATGCTTGATATGAGTTCAGCATATGATACAGTAGATCACACCATCCTAATTGAAAGGCTGAACTCATTAGGTATCAAGGGGACTGCCCTTCTTGCTTGGTTCATGTCCTATCTATCAGAACGATCTCAATATGTCAGAATCGGTAGTTCTATCTCAGGTTCAATTACTCTAAGGTTTGGTGTACCCCAGGGCTCTGTAGGAGGTCCACTGCTCTATATGCAACCGATCAACAAGATATTTCGTAAACATGGCATTAAATACCATTGTTATTCTGATGACATACAACTCTATTTGTCCATGTTTTGATTTTCTCCCATTTAGATTTCTCAAACTCATTGTTTTGTAGCCTCCCACAAAAAGGTTAGACAAAACTTCAACATCTACAAAACTCTGCTGCCTGTCTCCTAacctacaaaaaaaatatgactcCATCTATCCAATCCTCCAGTCCTTAAATTGGCtgccttttaaaaaaaagaatcaccTTCAAAATTCTTCTAATTCTACATCATTTAGTTTATTCTCTCTCCCCCACATATCTGCGCAgctctatctcaaaatatcaGCCTTCACGTAGTCTCCGCTCATCATCCGATGCTCTATTGCTCCAGACACCCAGAACAAAGCACAAATGAGGGGACCATGCATTCTCTGTTATAGGACCAAAGCTATGGAATCAACTGCCTATCCAATTACGCcaaatttcatcaacagaaaCATTCCCAACTGAAAACTTATTTGTTCCTCTCCCATTAACAGTTTAGTGTGTTTTATTCAGAATTCATACTTCAaaattctattcatttttttctattgctTATGTGTATGTTTATTGATCTTGATTTGGAGCGCCCTGAGCACCGAAAGGTGAACCTGTATGCTATATAagtagccaccattattatttttctggagttgacttgacctttgaatCCGAGGCCATGGGATGCAATAGCCCTGGATGCCCTGTTAGCTTTCCTCAATGCTCCTCTTATactcctttttttattcttcccaTTTGTGTTGTAATATAGGCATATGCTTGCCCCAAAAGTATAAAAGAATAAGGCCTGTTGATTGCTATACAAATTGGTATTAGTTATTCAGAGCATTTGTCCCAAGATGAATATTAAGTCAGTAAAGGGCTAGATACAGAAACTGAAATTGAGATGGAAGAAAATTTTCGACGTAGAAGTGGTAATAAATATCTATGTATAATAATCTGGTCtgcaaaaatttattttaatttaaaatgcATCATTTATACCTCTTCACAACACTTTCTACTGACTGCAGCCCTGTACTGGATAGTCCTTAGGAGTCTGTCTCTCTTGCGCAGAAAGCCAGTATAAGTGTTTCTCCAGTTCCTTCCCAATGCCCAAGGGAAGATATTGTACTTGTCatcctcttcatcttcttccATATCACTTGCTAAATACCTGAAGGATTATGCATGAACAGGTACACTGTTACTCCCATAAATGATTCAAAGGATACTTGAAGATCAGATatagaactacatgtatcttgAGTGATGTTGAATCCCTGAAATCATGAACAGTTTGTGGAAGATTGACCCATTCTGCCATGATGCTAC encodes:
- the LOC129265881 gene encoding speedy protein A-like; its protein translation is MKGTQQPIKLPGILQKTAKMLSVRGTGTGKSASGSASTTLAQPDKGTFYNKFTTAENEHEMSTSAQFSSFFRRKQPQKMVVTSEEITAFFRLFDDDLIQDFLWMDCCAKTADKYLLAMVFAYFKRAQYTIKQYTRMNFFVALYLASDMEEDEEDDKYNIFPWALGRNWRNTYTGFLRKRDRLLRTIQYRAAVSRKCCEEVMSLVPDHIIWKRERMPHHAGAVRKYPDYDDDEEAIPMGPDATPVHCRACEKAGGFAFDIEIHHSPDSGFLYLSSCTDSSTDSAGSIEEMDSSSYPKLEELPMKGHGDFNFEEASIWAARDE